Genomic window (Sphaerodactylus townsendi isolate TG3544 linkage group LG12, MPM_Stown_v2.3, whole genome shotgun sequence):
TAAAGAAACATAGgttcatttcgcacatgcagaataattcactttcaaactgctttcagtgctctttgaagctgggcagaatagcaaaatccacttgcaaacagttgtgaaagtggtttgaaaatgcattattttgcgtgtgcggaaggggccataatgtgTGTGAATGATAAAGAAAAATCCAAGTATGCACTGTACAAAGATTGCACATGTAGCTTAGCTAGTGTACACTGTACACGGATTGCACCAATAACTTGGCTAGTGGCTCATTGGCAGAATACTGCTTGGCAGCCAAACAGGCTCAGTCCTGGTAATTCCACATTAAGAatgccaggggttttttttttgggggggggggggaatgtcaaAGTATTTTgcgacaaaaataaataaaaacattgtgACTGTTTCCTCGCTTCTTTTCAGCGGAAGTTCAAGCCACACATTCCTTTCTGACATCGATTCCACGGATGCTGCCAGCACTTCAGGTTCAGCCACGACCAGCCTGTCCTACGAATCGAGGTAGGACCTTAGCAAACATCTTCTGGGCTTCTGCGTTCTGAGGGGCTGTGGCTCTGCAGCAGAGCAGCTGCTTGGGATACAGAAGGTctggggttcaatccccagcatcaccAGTTAAAGAATCTGGTCGTGTGCGATGTAATAAAACCCcctctacctgagaccttggagagcgaTGGCCAGTTACAATAAACAGTCCTGACCAAGATCaaccaacagtctgattcagcTCTATTCACATGTTACAATAAGTGCATATTAGTtgaggaggggccgtggctcagcagCAGAGTATCCGCTTGGCGTACAGAAggcccctggttcaatccctggcatttccagttaaatagGCCAAACAGTAGGCGATGTGAAAGATCTtttcctgagactctggagagccactgctggaGACGTGAAGGGCTGATATCCTGACTCAGGAGAGGAAACTCCATATGCAAATGAAGTGTATCTGAATATCAGAAGATACACACTGGTTAATTAGCTCAATGTTGCAATCCCATTTTTAATTTTGAGTTGACATGCATTAATAATAATTTGCTGCCCAGCCCAAACCTGGCCCAGAGGTAGCCTCATTAATATGCCTTATCACAAGGCCATCTGTGCTGGAACAACCTCCTTTAGAGTGAGGTGGTACGAAAGGTAGAATTTTCCCTTGCAGAATTCTTGGTCTGCTTTATGGTTCTGTTGTCAGAACCAAAGCCTGTGATAGTCTCTGAACAGTCTAAAAGCTTGATATAAATGATAAGGGTCGACAGCAAGAATATTTGAtgctgtttatttaaaacaggggtagggaacctgcggctctccagatgttcaggaactacaattcccatcagcaacagtcagcatggccaattggccatgctggcaggggctgatgggaattgtagttcctgaacatctggagagccgcaggttccctacccctgatttaaaacatgtattagctgcctttctaactgaactgaactgaagattgcttacaatgtaaatagaaAAGAAGACAGAAGTACATAAGAATACATGAAAAGGTGATggattaaaatcacaatttagaaCTTCCAGTAGGCAGAAAAAACCTGAACTGATAGAATGCCATCCTGAATAAAACCAACTTCAGCTGTCTCCTAAAGATCAAGAGTGATGGGGCCAGAAACACTGCCATGCAGAGATGGTTCCATAATTGTGGAGCTTGTATCATCTTGAGCATGAGCTGAGATCCAGAAGGTTCCCCCtttgaattttttacagtaagaatcatggaatcatagagttggaagagaccccaagggccatcagatccaaccccctgcaatgcaggaacatacaatcaaagcactcctgacagatggccatccagcctctctttaaaaacctccaaagaaggagactccaccacactccgggtagtgcattccactgttgaacagcccttactgtcaggaagtttttccttcaccttgaacccatgactcctggtcctcgtctctggagcagccaaaaacaagcttgctctgtcaccaacatgacatccctgccTGTCAACCTCCTTCTCCCACCTGCAATATGGGGACAATCATATTGGTCTACCTTACAGGATAGCCTGAACACCAGAAATGCTGGATAATTATTCATTGTTgatgtattattattatcttCCCACTTAGAGATCTACATTCGGCCAAAGTcaaacagaacccccccccccccaaaatatgtTACCcctagaccccttctgcacatgcgtaTGTGGCCGTGGCAtgcgagggaggaagaggggactggcatatggacatggcccacccaccctagcagattgagagggaggggaaggaggggtggcatgcaagggaggagggagggggcccggcacctggacatggcccagtcaccctagtggagggagagggagggggaggggtggcatgcaagggaaggggagggagggagtaaggggtggcatgcaaggaagggggagggggcccggcacctggacatggcccacccaccctagtagagggagggggaggggtggcatgcaagggaaggggagggagggagggatggcatgcaagggatgtaAAACTGATGTTAATTGCTGATGCATTATTATTATCTTCCAGCAGAAGGAATGTGGGCAGTCGGAAGCGGAAACTATCAGTTAAGACCTACACAgcaatggaagctaagcagaaatGCTTGGAGCACCCCCAGAGAACCACCCCTGGCTGCTCCTCGGAGGATAGTGAGGCCGCCTGTGGTCCCAATTGCCTCAACGCTGCCATTGACAGCCACACCTTTGAGAGCATGAGTGAAGACGACTCGTCTCTCTCACACCTCAAGTCGTCCATCAACAACTATTTTGGCGCTTCTGGGAGGCTGGTGTGCGGGGAGAAGTATCATGTGTTGGCTCGTAGGGTGACCCCTGAGGGCAAAGTTGAGTACTTGGTGGAATGGGAGGGGACCACACCCTACTGAGGTGGTGGGCTTAGATTccctgggaaaggtggggtttgatTCAAAGGAGTCATGGGATTGGAAGCTGAAACTGGATTGGGTGCTGACTGTCTCAGACATCTCTCCCTAATGTTTATCCTGGGCTTCTTGGGCAAGTGTCCCCTTTATAGTACCTGCCATGGTGCTGGGAGAGACCCAGATGAGGTAGTCAAGCAGGCCATGTTGAGAAATGTGATTGTATCATGACCTGTAAAGGATCTGTGTtgcttttaatgctgcttttctgtgaggagaagaggagggaagaaaTGAGTGGGTTGAGCCAGTACAAATAATAGTATCCACTCATGTTTCCAGAAGCTGGCTTCTTTCAGAGGAATCTTTTTGCTCCTAGGCAACTGGGCCTCCTTTGTGGGGCGAAAAGATGGTTTGTTTCAAGAAGCAAAAGTCCTCCGTCTTGCCAAATATAGGAAGCTGGCTGAATGATGTAAGAATGAGTGTAGCACAATGAGTGACAGCCATGAAGTCCTAGGTTCAACCCTTGCTCAGGACTTGAACTCATTAGAAAGGAAAGCCTCAGTACTTTCAGCTTCAGCCCTCCACACACCCCAGCCTAGCAGTGTGTGACCTATTTACAGGATGGTTTTAAGGATGACTGAAATAACATACCAGAAATGGTCTGAGCACTTGTAAACCTTGTAAACCTATTATACCAATGCTATATGTCACAATCTGTCAGAAGGCTGCTTGGCACGGAGTTGCAAAACATGTCCGCCTCTGAGGGAAAGAATGGAAAGCATGCTGCTACAGTGGATAACCAAACATGGCTATTTATTCTGtcattttaatttgatttgaaaCCACTGAGCAGAGTCATTCGCAGCACTTAAAAATTTGTGTCCAGCCCCAGAAATCTCGCCAGGAGACCAAAGTCCTCCTCGAGGATGCTGAGTAGGGAAGAAGTACCATTCTCACAGGCAACAGGTGTGTCCTTGTTTTTGAAAAATGATATTTTCTCCCGTTCTGTCTCTTATTTCCATGCTCACTTTTGGTACAGTCATTTTAAAGTCACTAGTTTTATGTGGCAAATATCCTTTCTCTCAGAAAGGTCTCGCTGACTGATTTGCTACTGAAATAATGGGGTATTTCCACCACAGGTAAACAGCTGGCCTTCTCCCTGGCTGTGCTTTCTGGGGATAAATAGATATCAAAATTGTTCAGATGCTTCTAGAACAGAGAGAAAACTGGTCATCTTACTGCCTGCCTCGCGGCTCAGTGGGTATCAAAATTGTTGAGGCACGTCTCCCAACAGATGGAAAACTGACAGTTGATGTGAACGTTATCTGAGGTAATTCCTGAAGGGTATTCGTGTAAAACTACAGCTGACGTCTGAGATAATACAATGATGAAAAAAGGCCGTAAAGAAGACATTCCTTGATGAAAAGATTTGCCCCGGTTGCTGATGCAACCAAGAAATGCGATGGCAGACTCATTAAAATAACTGGTGCCTTTTCACGAGTGCCTatgtcacttttttttttacaaaaatcatcACCAGAAGAGGGAGTTTGCAAAGCCTTTTCTTCACCTTGATTTCATTTGCATGTTCCTGTTGCACATAATACTTGTAGTCACTGCCATTTAGCTGACTAATATGTCCCAAGGACAGAAATGTGGAGCTtctaaaaatgtatttgtttgcaggtttgttttggggagagggggagggcatTGGTTTGGATTGTTCTTTTTAGTGCTTTTATGCAccttcttaaagaaaaaaaactatatGGTTTCTCAAATTGCTGCTTTTTAATAACTGACTTTTGTCATATTCAAGTTGTAATTAATATGTCAGATGTAccattaaaaagtttttttgttttttttaaagaacttttcCCTGTGCTTCCATTGTCAGAACAGGGGTGACTGCTTTAGAGGGGGAGATTCTGgacgtaggtgtcaaactcgcggccctccagatgttatggactacagttcccagcatgatgctggcagggatgatggaactgtagtccataacatctggaaggctgcaagtttgacacctatggtataagGCATTAGGATGTTCTTCTATGCAAAGACTGAGAGGAATGTGAACAGCCCAAGCGTACTATTCGGCTGATAAGCTGGCCTAGGATAGGCTAGAAAGAAATAACATGTGAAATTCTGGGAGACCCTTCCCCAGGTTGAAATCCTCTCCACCTCTGGGCTTCGTAGAGAAATTCACTTAGAGGTCATAGACAAAGCATTCCACCTCAGGCTGTTGTAATAATTATGACAAAGCGAATGAAAGGCTTTGAACACTAAAAGTGCCACAGAGAAGTTTCAGTGCTGCTGTCTCCAGTGTGAATGGGGCTGCCCCTGTGTTTACCCAAGAATAACTCCTAGTCAATGCAATGGGACAGAAGTGATATCCTCTGGGCCATCAACAGCCTCACTAGTGGTTCTTTAACCCCTCCCCTGATCTAGTTTCCTTCATGCAAACCCATTTGGTCTTTGGAATGGGGTTCTATTGATCTGTTGATGGTTTTCATTATAGTGCCCTGACCAAAGTGAAAACATCCACCCTGCCCAGACTGCAAGGCACACCCCAGGGGGTCAAAGGGCACCCAGCAACCACAATCATAGCAAGACACTCAGGTATCCTTGACAGATTTAAAATATTGGTGCTCGCATTCCCATTTTTGAGCACAATGGACATTTCTAGTACATTTTAGGCCTCCTTGGTCCTTGCTGCGATATCCTCCCTCTGGCAGCTGCATCTGTCCTCCTAGCTTAGCTCTACTTAACagcctgtgtgttttttttaatggaagctaTTAAAAGTGGTGCATAAgtggatttttaaagaaaaaatatcatAAGCCACTGGAGCTTTTTCCCACAATGGAATGAGCTTTGCAAAAATTTGTCATGAATTTCTTAGCAGTCCGAAGAACATAAACAGCTTAATCTCTTTTCCCTCAAAGCTGTATTTTATAGccatttctctttttctgcaagtgtgtgtgtgtgtgttatggatCCATTTCCAGACGCTGTTGAGAGCACTGTCATCTAATGGACCGACAGCAGATTAAAGAGCACATCCCATGCTTTGGAATTTATCATGCAAACGGAATCTCTGGAAGTGATGCTTTGAAGAGATGGAAACAGCAATTTGTAGCAGCCACATTCCATTTGCTAAGACTCTACTGCAGGGGCAAAAGGGCACATAAAATCCATTTGTGTCTAGGCAAATGGAAACAGGAGGTGGTGTCATATGCATGTTTCTATAATTGTAACCCATGGCAAAGCTGGAATGGCCGGGTTTTAAAAGACCAGGGTGGCAAACTGGATTGGTTGATGGATATTGCTTTTATGTAAAGTGGGACCTGGGAAAGGAGTACTTGTTTGGAAGGATCCTGTACAAGTCTGAACTTGCAACCACACAGCAAGGCTGTATGGTTCTTGCACTGAATGTACATGCTGAATCCAGGTTGAGGACAAAACGAGTTTCGGGTCCCTATTGACTGTAAAGATATATACTGAGTGGTAGTAATAGTGGACAGGACTGGAGGTGCCTCCATGCTTTAATGAGGAACAGTTTGTTTGGAAGATGCAAAGCAAAACTCAGAGGGGCACAGTCACATAACAAAAACTACTTTTGTGCAGCAGTATCTGTACTGTGGAAACACGCTGTGTCAGAGTCAGCTGCGACAGCATGAAGGAGCCAGCTGTAAAGCACACTACTGAGGAATGCAGTAAGATCCAATGCTATGCTTGGAAGTGTGTGCATAACCCTTGCTGAAAGCTCTGCGGCCAGAATAGATCCAAGGCAAAACAGAAGAGAATCTTACCCTGTTTACCCATGACTTCAGGCAATGTACTTGTGTGTATTCCTGGCTGAGGGTGAGGCTCAGAGGCAGGGCCGAGCCCGGAAGGCGAAGGGCTCTAACCAGTAGCAGAGActggtgtgggggaaggaggTATTCCAGGGTTCCTTTTGCCCAGATCTGAGGCCACCAGTAGTCATAGGCCTTTTGCTGCCTTCAGGATTGATTCTCTTAAATGAACACATTTCAGCCTATTCAGAACTCACCGTGCCACAGATCAGACTCTCATCGGGGTTTCCAAAACCTGGTAAAGTGTGGCTTTCCCCAccacttcacagggaaagcaaaaggaATCAGAATATGTTTTGCTTTCCCCAGGGTTTCTTGCTCCTTCAgactctccccacccacccaacagcagtttctccagcCGGGATAGAACAAAGAAATGGGGGTGAGCAAAAGGGTGGATCTGCATGGCTGGGAGATGCTTTGCAGCTTAAGGTTCCTCAGCAAATGGCAAACTGCATgcaaaaacccactgcaaagcacacagccatgTAAAAAGTGGTAAGTGTACAAAAGCCCATCTGGTCAACAGAAGGTGGGGATCCTGTCCCAGTGTGGGGGAAACCTCATAGTTCCCATGTGCTGGTTCCCCTGGCACTTCAAGTATGAGAAGCCATTTTTCAAGCAGATCAGCATCTGAGGTTTGAACAGCTCCAACTTGTTCATTCAGTGACTTTCCTTGAGAAATCATCTTCAGACAACGTTTCATGGAAACCAACCCTGAGAGGAGAAGGCCAACATTCCAGCGGCTTCTTGAACCAGATTCTGCCCTTTGATTCTCTTCCAACTCACAAGGAGATTTCTGTCCAGCTCTCTGGGCACACGGAATCAGTATGCATGAAGACTCATGCCAAGGAGCACAAtataatgtctgaaaagggccAGCTTAGGTCCCAGCAACACCCTTTAATCCTATGGAACACTCTCTTCGATCCACTGCAGATAGGCTGGGTTTCCTTGGTCAATGAGCAGGCTGATAAATTCAGGGACTTCAAAGGGATGGATGGATCTGAGAGAGGAGACACACATACAGGCAGTGTGAATGTCTCCAGTTGAAGTAAAATGTCTCCATCGAGAATCGAGTAGTAATTGCAAAGTGAAAAGGACAGAGAAGTTATGCCAAGTAATTGTTTTAGTTATGAGCTGCGTCAAGCGGGTATTTGGATGTTTTctgaattaaattaaaacatgtcAAAAGTATTCCACCCTGCTGCACCTTACAAATGAGAAATtaggtatatatatattcttttttaaCAGGAAGGTTCCAGAAAAGTTCTTTGAGAAACATTTGATctcaactgatttttaaaaactactgAACAAAACTCACCTGATATACTCTGACAACTCCCTGATTTTAGCCGTCCTCGTTTTCACTAGCTTGAAAGAGAAAGCAAGAGGAttacaagcaagcaagcctttactggcatagacagcaatacaacaatagtaaaaaaaactgattaaaaaatatacagtacaggaaataaatgttaagtggagggaaatctactggcatttagtaatttccaggagaaagtctgacACTATCAGACAGAGAGAAGGATCTGGATTGTCCAGCacgtagtgtaatctaattaaatcggagagattgggtaaatgtaaaggagtaagattcacatatttggatctgatttccttgtaTCTGAAACAGTGCAGTAACTGGTGGGCCAGAGAtccaactgagccatcattacacaggcacaatattttagccttttcttgcttgttaaatctgccatgtaataaggcagaaggcataacatcaaacctggcgagcattatggctctcctttgagctgggtttattaagcaatacaggtagtgtgccaagtggccaaacgggagagaaaaataaagggggggtgggaggatgttttcttggctgtggtgacctgagagcagacggtggaccagagaattacagtccaagagaaaatggattcacagccagaatctaaaagacCTCAGAATCTTACAAGGTTTCAGAGTTCAGCTCTGTCTTCTAGAAATGAGTGTGACACAACAGGGGacactttaaaaattatgaaCTAGAAAAATACTTCCAAGCAAATCTAAGCAAACGTATAATTGTTAAGGggtaaacataaataaaatggtAGCCTAGTCGATTCTTGATCATCTTGATGATTTAAAGGGTGATTGTGCAACAGGCAATGAAGGGGGaaccaacattttatttcaatggGAAACCTGTGGCTGATCCTCTGTCCCTTGCAACCTAGGGACCAACATATCCTTCTCCGATGCTTACCAGAAGTATCTCTGTAGCTTCTTCTAATTCCCCTTTCCAAACATACCTACATAAAAAGACAAGAAGAAagcaaggctttaaaaaaaatccatgcagatGCATGATTCTTCTGGGGCAGTCAAATGGGCTGAGCATTGGACTCACATGGTTGAAGTTTTggggaagatgctcacacaagCTGCCAGTTTCTGGTCCATAATTGCCCTAGAAGAAACAAAGTGCATTACCTGCAAGAACCTTCTTCCAGACTCCAGAATGTCATTCATATTGTGCTGTGAAGTTCAGTTTCCATTTGTATTTACTGTTATGATTACTACAAACTGAtgggctgtgcagaatcgacAGGAACAGTTAGAAGATCAGCCCTCCTTCCAAACATTTGTTTCCGAAATCCTCTAGGATTTCAGTGGCGAAAGGGAAAATATCTGtgcaaaccagccattttcttcaggtgaactgatctctgtttcctggagatcagttacaatcCCAGAAGAtatccagccatcacctggatgCTGTCAAGCCTgtctccttcctgtttctccttTAGTCTTAGTTGTCCCTCAGACACATGCTGAGTACTTAgcacactgtttttttaaatttacaaaatCATTTGCCTGCATGTTCGTGGAGTATTCAGAGACTCACTGTCCATAAGTGACTGATGGCCATTTATAGAGGACCATCAGTATATAAACTCCTAACCACCTCAGTGTGTTGAGTGACACTCTAGAGACACTACGGTATTTCCATAGAGATTCCAGAGTGTTAGCTGATGACTGAAGCCATGTCTAGcctccatcccccaccagtgtCTTCTGGTGGTCTGTGAGATGAGGGCTTCAGATGAAAGATGCCCTACGCAAAACTTTTAAATATCAATGGTTAATTTTATTAGCAAGCTGAAATTCGCCTCCAGCAGCTGAATATATTGGAAGGTTTAAAGTTGTTCCCTGGATGGAAAGAAAGTGCTCTTGTGCTTCTTGAGCAATAGAAACAGTCTCACACATAGTCCCTGGTTTGTTAAAGCCAGGCACGATATATTTGGGAGCTTGTGTTAATTCTCATGTTATGCCTTCCAGTAATTATATTATTCTTGAAATTGTTGTTCTAATTCCATGAACTGATTGCAAGCTGTTGGTAAATTTCTTGCA
Coding sequences:
- the CUTA gene encoding protein CutA isoform X2; protein product: MSLSLLMYPVLRTVSLQLHSVLTGSYISGTLSVAFINCPNEQIARDIARAIMDQKLAACVSIFPKTSTMYVWKGELEEATEILLLVKTRTAKIRELSEYIRSIHPFEVPEFISLLIDQGNPAYLQWIEESVP
- the CUTA gene encoding protein CutA isoform X1, coding for MLKIDWFIARFQALLSASNSRPGCFTLLLAMSLSLLMYPVLRTVSLQLHSVLTGSYISGTLSVAFINCPNEQIARDIARAIMDQKLAACVSIFPKTSTMYVWKGELEEATEILLLVKTRTAKIRELSEYIRSIHPFEVPEFISLLIDQGNPAYLQWIEESVP